In Populus alba chromosome 1, ASM523922v2, whole genome shotgun sequence, a single window of DNA contains:
- the LOC118053957 gene encoding 4-coumarate--CoA ligase 1, with translation MDAIMNPQEEFIFRSKLPDIYIPKNLPLHSYVLENLSNHSSKPCLINGANGDVYTYADVELTARRVASGLNKIGIQQGDVIMLFLPSSPEFVLAFLGASHRGAIITAANPFSTPAELAKHAKASRAKLLITQACYYEKVKDFARESDVKVMCVDSAPDGCLHFSELTQADENEAPQVDISPDDVVALPYSSGTTGLPKGVMLTHKGLITSVAQQVDGDNPNLYFHSEDVILCVLPMFHIYALNSIMLCGLRVGASILIMPKFEIGSLLGLIEKYKVSIAPVVPPVMMSIAKSPDLDKHDLSSLRMIKSGGAPLGKELEDTVRAKFPQARLGQGYGMTEAGPVLAMCLAFAKEPFDIKPGACGTVVRNAEMKIVDPETGASLPRNQPGEICIRGDQIMKGYLNDPEATSRTIDKEGWLHTGDIGYIDDDDELFIVDRLKELIKYKGFQVAPAELEALLIAHPEISDAAVVGLKDEDAGEVPVAFVVKSEKSQATEDDIKQYISKQVIFYKRIKRVFFIEAIPKAPSGKILRKNLKEKLAGI, from the exons ATGGACGCCATAATGAATCCACAAGAAGAATTCATCTTTCGCTCAAAATTACCAGACATCTACATCCCGAAAAACCTTCCCCTGCATTCATACGTTCTTGAAAACTTGTCTAACCATTCATCAAAACCTTGCCTGATAAATGGGGCGAATGGAGATGTCTACACCTATGCTGACGTTGAGCTCACAGCAAGAAGAGTTGCTTCTGGTCTTAACAAGATTGGTATTCAACAAGGTGACGTGATCATGCTCTTCCTACCAAGTTCACCTGAATTCGTGCTTGCTTTCCTAGGCGCTTCACACAGAGGTGCCATTATCACTGCTGCCAATCCTTTCTCCACCCCTGCAGAGCTAGCAAAACATGCCAAGGCCTCGAGAGCAAAGCTTCTGATAACACAGGCTTGTTACTACGAGAAGGTTAAAGATTTTGCCCGAGAAAGTGATGTTAAGGTCATGTGCGTGGACTCTGCCCCGGATGGGTGCTTGCACTTTTCAGAGCTAACACAGGCAGACGAAAATGAAGCGCCTCAGGTCGACATTAGTCCCGATGATGTCGTAGCATTGCCTTATTCATCAGGGACTACAGGGTTGCCAAAAGGGGTCATGTTAACGCACAAAGGGCTAATAACCAGTGTTGCTCAACAGGTAGATGGAGACAATCCTAACCTGTATTTTCACAGTGAAGATGTGATTCTGTGTGTGCTGCCTATGTTCCATATCTATGCTCTGAATTCAATAATGCTCTGCGGGCTGAGAGTCGGTGCCTCGATTTTGATAATGCCAAAGTTTGAGATTGGTTCTTTACTGGGATTGATTGAGAAGTACAAGGTATCTATAGCACCGGTTGTTCCACCTGTGATGATGTCAATTGCTAAGTCACCTGATCTTGACAAGCATGACTTGTCTTCTTTGAGGATGATAAAATCTGGAGGGGCTCCATTGGGCAAGGAACTTGAAGATACTGTTAGAGCTAAGTTTCCTCAGGCTAGACTTGGTCAG GGATATGGAATGACCGAGGCAGGACCTGTTCTAGCAATGTGCTTGGCATTTGCCAAGGAACCATTCGACATAAAACCAGGTGCATGTGGGACTGTAGTCAGGAATGCAGAGATGAAGATTGTTGACCCAGAAACAGGGGCCTCTCTACCGAGGAACCAGCCTGGTGAGATCTGCATCCGGGGTGATCAGATCATGAAAG GATATCTTAATGACCCTGAGGCAACCTCAAGAACAATAGACAAAGAAGGATGGCTGCACACAGGCGATATCGGCtacattgatgatgatgatgagcttTTCATCGTTGACAGATTGAAGGAATTGATCAAGTATAAAGGGTTTCAGGTTGCTCCTGCTGAACTCGAAGCTTTGTTAATAGCCCATCCAGAGATATCCGATGCTGCTGTAGTAGG aTTGAAAGATGAGGATGCGGGAGAAGTTCCTGTTGCATTTGTAGTGAAATCAGAAAAGTCTCAGGCCACCGAAGATGACATAAAGCagtatatttcaaaacag